A genome region from Littorina saxatilis isolate snail1 linkage group LG16, US_GU_Lsax_2.0, whole genome shotgun sequence includes the following:
- the LOC138950198 gene encoding uncharacterized protein, with the protein MLLIIFLTLIPACIGFSQCGGLSPGEMAHRLFQDADRDHDGHLALAEMLFLFQAFDQNDDGRITRQEFLHHVRQTEPDMVQWYDKLYNTFDMDGDHNLDLHDYIHLYMETDPRNDNTVTEAAFIGYWTVLYQALLDMQPGSC; encoded by the exons ATGTTGCTGATTATCTTCCTCACTTTGATCCCGGCATGCATTGG GTTTAGCCAGTGTGGCGGACTGTCGCCAGGCGAGATGGCTCACAGGTTGTTCCAGGACGCTGACCGAGACCACGACGGCCACCTGGCGCTCGCCGAGATGCTCTTCCTCTTCCAGGCGTTCGACCAGAACG ATGACGGACGCATCACGCGTCAGGAGTTCTTGCATCACGTGCGTCAGACGGAGCCGGACATGGTTCAGTGGTACGACAAACTGTACAACACGTTCGACATGGACGGTGACCACAACCTTGACCTTCACGACTACATCCATCTCTACATGGAGACTGACCCCCGCa ACGATAACACAGTGACGGAGGCGGCGTTCATTGGTTACTGGACTGTG CTGTACCAGGCCCTGTTGGACATGCAGCCCGGGAGCTGTTAG